The Paraburkholderia sp. ZP32-5 genome includes a window with the following:
- a CDS encoding response regulator, translating into MSTTIADQTPPPAILFVDDEATALKYFERAIGAIAPVVTGASVEDGKAMLDAHAASLAVLVSDQRMPGEYGNELLRYARERYPHIVRILTTAYSELDQTVEAVNQGQIHRYIKKPWDISALRMEMKQALELAGLRKERDQLVREKLGVLQTQTVATRIGIVHTLCASLIGPGRFQPVETYLAGTQLAGARNVEPDWQRMDYADLVRVESECSGSFGHAVSTRLAELRKQHAGRGAADAVQVFTDVLGATVRGNGDALTWTSPATLSEFLTRPVGQTVSAEHASWLAGLLWLEEAGGALQFGREGDTIVCRAGARTASFAADRLAVWIERFSEPALG; encoded by the coding sequence ATGAGCACTACGATTGCCGACCAGACACCGCCCCCGGCGATTCTGTTCGTTGATGACGAAGCCACCGCGCTCAAATACTTCGAGCGCGCGATCGGCGCGATCGCGCCGGTCGTGACGGGCGCCTCCGTCGAGGACGGCAAGGCCATGCTGGATGCGCACGCGGCCAGCCTCGCAGTGCTGGTGTCCGACCAGCGCATGCCGGGCGAGTATGGCAACGAACTTCTGCGCTATGCGCGCGAGCGCTATCCGCATATCGTGCGGATCCTGACGACCGCCTATTCGGAGCTGGACCAGACCGTCGAGGCCGTCAACCAAGGCCAGATCCATCGCTATATCAAGAAGCCGTGGGATATCAGCGCGCTGCGCATGGAGATGAAGCAGGCGCTGGAACTGGCGGGGCTGCGCAAGGAACGCGACCAGCTGGTGCGCGAAAAGCTCGGCGTGCTGCAAACGCAGACCGTCGCGACCCGCATCGGCATCGTGCACACGCTGTGCGCGAGCCTGATCGGCCCGGGCCGCTTCCAGCCGGTGGAAACCTATCTGGCCGGCACGCAACTGGCCGGTGCGCGCAACGTCGAGCCGGACTGGCAGCGGATGGACTACGCGGATCTGGTGCGTGTCGAGAGCGAATGCAGCGGCAGCTTCGGCCACGCGGTCAGTACACGGCTGGCGGAGTTGCGTAAGCAACATGCGGGACGGGGTGCCGCCGACGCGGTGCAGGTCTTCACCGACGTCCTCGGCGCCACGGTGCGCGGCAATGGCGATGCGCTGACGTGGACGTCGCCGGCCACGCTGAGCGAGTTCCTCACGCGGCCGGTGGGCCAGACCGTATCGGCCGAGCACGCGAGCTGGCTGGCCGGTCTGCTGTGGCTCGAAGAAGCCGGCGGTGCGCTGCAATTCGGGCGTGAAGGCGACACGATCGTCTGCCGCGCCGGTGCACGCACCGCGAGTTTTGCGGCCGATCGCCTGGCGGTCTGGATCGAGCGGTTCTCGGAACCGGCGTTAGGCTAG
- a CDS encoding cysteine hydrolase family protein, whose protein sequence is MSSQNQANYADPLNPALPRSTFKLKKENAALVVIDPQNDFLSPSGASWAYFGASIVENNTVEHIGQLFSAAKDVGLTVAVSPHYYYPVDHHWHFGGPLEKVMHDINMFARKGPVTLDAFEGSGADFLEEYKPYILDGKTIIASPHKVYGPETNDLVLQLRKQGVSQIILAGMAANLCIESHLRELIEQGFEVVVVRDATAGPRVPEGDGYLAAIINYRFLAHALWTTAETLEQLRA, encoded by the coding sequence ATGAGCAGCCAAAACCAGGCTAACTACGCCGATCCGCTGAATCCAGCGCTTCCTCGTTCGACTTTCAAGCTGAAAAAGGAGAACGCGGCACTTGTCGTTATCGATCCGCAAAACGACTTCCTGAGCCCAAGCGGTGCGAGCTGGGCGTATTTCGGTGCGAGCATCGTTGAGAACAATACGGTCGAGCACATCGGACAATTGTTCAGCGCCGCGAAGGATGTCGGATTGACGGTCGCGGTGTCACCGCATTACTACTATCCGGTCGATCATCATTGGCACTTCGGCGGCCCGCTCGAAAAGGTGATGCACGATATCAACATGTTTGCGCGCAAGGGGCCGGTCACGCTCGACGCGTTCGAAGGCTCGGGTGCGGATTTCCTCGAAGAGTACAAGCCGTATATTCTCGACGGCAAGACGATCATTGCGTCGCCGCATAAGGTGTACGGCCCGGAAACGAACGATCTCGTACTGCAGCTTCGCAAACAAGGCGTCTCCCAGATCATTCTGGCGGGGATGGCGGCGAATCTTTGCATCGAGTCACATCTGCGGGAACTGATCGAGCAAGGCTTCGAAGTCGTCGTCGTACGCGATGCGACAGCCGGTCCGCGCGTGCCGGAAGGGGACGGGTATCTTGCGGCCATCATCAACTATCGTTTCCTCGCGCACGCGCTCTGGACCACGGCTGAGACGCTCGAACAGCTTCGCGCCTGA
- a CDS encoding NAD(P)/FAD-dependent oxidoreductase: protein MSRRTVIVGAGQAGARTAAALRKLDASAEILLLGEESELPYERPPLSKEVLNGASPSKTTMFQRDWYDEQRVALRLGVKVASIDSAAKQISLADGEPLAYDDLVLATGVRPRPLTVPGAALDGVLMLRNVGDSVNLSARLTAGAKVVVIGGGFLGLEIAATAVARDCSVTVLETGNGLLPRIFGGFLGTYLLDLHRSHQVDVRAGVTVAALEGNTAVEAVRLGDGSLLAADVVVVAIGAVANDELAREAGAECADGVLVDAEARTSLPSIYAVGDVARQRTHWLGEAIRVESWENAEVQAQAAANAIAGNAPSAAAVPWFWTDQYDRNIQMLGGRVANDVVVMRADAGASSWCAFFVADNVIRGAVLVNAGRERRNIKRLIDTQQRVDHTELGDTARPLTGLARG from the coding sequence ATGAGCAGGCGAACCGTGATCGTCGGCGCGGGACAGGCCGGCGCGAGAACGGCCGCCGCCCTGCGCAAACTCGACGCATCCGCCGAGATCCTGCTGCTCGGCGAAGAGTCGGAGTTGCCCTACGAGCGGCCGCCGTTGTCGAAGGAAGTGCTGAACGGCGCTTCGCCGTCGAAAACGACGATGTTTCAGCGCGACTGGTATGACGAACAGCGGGTCGCCCTGCGACTCGGTGTGAAAGTCGCCAGCATCGACAGCGCTGCGAAGCAGATCTCGCTCGCCGACGGCGAGCCGCTTGCCTACGACGATCTCGTGCTGGCGACCGGCGTGCGGCCGAGGCCGCTGACGGTGCCGGGCGCGGCGCTCGACGGCGTGCTGATGCTGCGCAACGTCGGCGACAGCGTGAACCTGTCCGCGCGTCTGACGGCCGGCGCGAAGGTCGTCGTGATCGGCGGCGGCTTTCTCGGACTCGAAATCGCCGCGACGGCGGTGGCGCGCGATTGCTCCGTCACCGTGCTCGAAACCGGCAACGGCTTGCTGCCGCGGATTTTCGGCGGCTTTCTCGGCACGTATCTGTTGGACCTGCATCGCTCGCATCAGGTCGATGTGCGCGCCGGCGTGACGGTTGCCGCGCTCGAAGGCAATACGGCCGTCGAGGCAGTCCGCCTGGGTGACGGCAGCCTGCTCGCCGCCGATGTCGTAGTGGTGGCAATCGGCGCGGTAGCGAACGACGAACTGGCCCGCGAGGCCGGCGCCGAATGCGCTGACGGCGTGCTGGTCGACGCCGAGGCACGCACCTCGCTGCCGTCGATCTACGCCGTTGGCGACGTCGCGCGGCAACGCACGCACTGGCTCGGCGAAGCCATCCGCGTCGAGTCCTGGGAAAATGCCGAAGTTCAGGCACAGGCCGCCGCGAACGCGATCGCCGGCAACGCCCCCAGCGCCGCCGCCGTGCCGTGGTTCTGGACCGACCAATACGACCGCAACATCCAGATGCTCGGCGGCCGCGTAGCGAACGACGTCGTCGTGATGCGGGCAGACGCCGGCGCGTCGTCATGGTGCGCGTTCTTCGTCGCCGATAACGTGATTCGCGGCGCCGTGCTGGTGAACGCGGGACGCGAGCGTCGCAACATCAAACGATTGATCGATACACAGCAACGCGTGGACCACACCGAACTCGGCGATACGGCGCGGCCGCTAACCGGCCTCGCGCGCGGCTGA
- a CDS encoding DUF2182 domain-containing protein yields MKTLARSRLFAPLFVALTASAWVALWAWDTGPYARYLRHVSWTDVPLIGALCGGLPGASIALAALLHSVAWLLMIAAMMLPTAFPLLDMFRRMTSARENRWTLLAFLIAGYATAWVLFGLIAHGVDAALHRFADQSPVWVSHGWLIGAASVALAGAYQFSSLKHRCLDKCRSPMMFITGYWRGRNARRESFRLGIGHGAFCIGCCWALMLLMFTLGTGSIGWMLALGAIMAVEKNFSWGKSIGKPLGIALMMWSAWIIVQNVRIG; encoded by the coding sequence GTGAAAACGCTCGCACGCTCGCGGCTGTTCGCGCCGCTTTTCGTCGCGTTGACCGCCAGCGCGTGGGTTGCGCTATGGGCGTGGGACACGGGTCCGTACGCGCGCTATCTGCGTCATGTGAGCTGGACTGACGTGCCGCTCATCGGCGCGCTATGCGGCGGATTACCTGGCGCGAGCATCGCGCTCGCAGCGTTGCTGCACAGCGTTGCGTGGCTCTTGATGATCGCGGCGATGATGCTGCCGACCGCGTTCCCGCTGCTCGATATGTTCAGACGCATGACCAGCGCGCGCGAAAACCGCTGGACGCTACTGGCATTTCTGATCGCAGGTTATGCCACCGCATGGGTGTTGTTCGGCCTCATCGCGCACGGTGTCGATGCCGCACTCCACCGTTTCGCGGACCAATCGCCCGTATGGGTGTCTCACGGCTGGCTGATAGGCGCGGCGAGTGTCGCGCTTGCAGGTGCCTATCAGTTCAGCAGCCTCAAGCATCGCTGTCTCGACAAATGCCGCTCGCCGATGATGTTCATCACCGGGTATTGGCGCGGCAGGAACGCACGCCGCGAGAGCTTTCGACTCGGCATCGGCCACGGCGCTTTCTGCATCGGCTGCTGTTGGGCGTTGATGCTGCTGATGTTCACGCTCGGCACAGGCAGCATCGGCTGGATGCTGGCGCTAGGTGCGATTATGGCGGTCGAGAAGAATTTCAGCTGGGGCAAGTCGATCGGCAAGCCGCTCGGTATTGCGTTGATGATGTGGTCCGCGTGGATCATCGTTCAGAATGTCCGTATCGGCTGA
- a CDS encoding SDR family NAD(P)-dependent oxidoreductase: MKNLAGKTAIVTGGNSGIGFAIAKTLIENGADVMIVGRRADAVDAAVRELGPRAIGLTGDVADLATHDRVAALAAQKFGGVDIYVANAGINMISSSQDVSVADYDAQFSTNTRSVFFGVQKISAHLRNAATVLLVSSVASSKVMEGHAAYAGSKAAIEAFARAWALEFKQRAIRVNVLSPGPVDTPILSKLGIPADARKDFEVGIAAAIPLGRLGHTDELARAALFLVSSDSSFITGVNLAVDGGISLT; this comes from the coding sequence ATGAAGAACCTCGCAGGCAAAACAGCCATCGTGACGGGTGGCAATAGCGGAATCGGCTTTGCCATCGCGAAGACGCTGATCGAAAACGGTGCGGATGTGATGATCGTCGGCCGCCGTGCTGATGCCGTTGACGCGGCCGTTCGCGAATTAGGCCCGCGCGCAATCGGTTTGACCGGCGACGTAGCCGATCTCGCGACACATGATCGCGTCGCGGCACTGGCGGCGCAGAAATTCGGCGGGGTCGATATCTATGTCGCCAATGCCGGCATCAATATGATCAGTTCGTCGCAAGACGTCAGCGTCGCCGACTATGATGCGCAGTTCTCCACCAATACCCGCTCCGTGTTCTTCGGCGTTCAAAAGATATCCGCGCACTTGCGTAACGCAGCCACGGTCCTGCTCGTCAGCTCGGTGGCCAGCAGCAAGGTCATGGAAGGACACGCCGCCTATGCCGGCAGTAAAGCCGCCATCGAAGCCTTCGCTCGCGCATGGGCGCTCGAGTTCAAGCAACGTGCTATTCGCGTGAATGTGCTGAGTCCCGGACCGGTAGACACGCCCATTCTGTCGAAACTGGGCATCCCCGCCGACGCCCGCAAGGACTTCGAAGTCGGCATCGCCGCGGCGATCCCGCTCGGTCGTCTGGGCCATACCGACGAACTGGCTCGCGCGGCGCTTTTCCTCGTCAGCAGTGACAGCAGTTTCATCACGGGAGTCAATCTGGCCGTTGATGGCGGAATCAGCCTGACCTGA
- a CDS encoding LysR family transcriptional regulator: MTVEHLQGLAAFVRSVEAGSFTGGARLLGTTPSAVSKSIARLERRLGVRLFQRTTRAFSLSIGGQAYYERVAPLVKGIAEADEVLAAPATATGRLRVSLPGDLGHTLLESIASTFLARHPDLALDVNIGDRHVDLIREGFDLVLRVGEASDSGLYSRSLASLRLVLVASPKYLKTYGEPHTIKDLTTHRHVRYRLGGQIFPITFHNGQTLFPQGMFDTDNGEAMRTAAVNGLGIAQLLGTTVHADVAARRLKVLMRDVPLRSVPLQFLHAFGRNVPNRAALFMDFVSEQIESLPWKGNPNS, from the coding sequence ATGACCGTTGAACATCTGCAGGGTTTGGCCGCATTCGTGCGCTCTGTCGAGGCGGGATCATTTACGGGTGGCGCACGCCTGCTCGGGACGACACCGTCGGCCGTATCGAAGAGCATCGCACGGCTTGAACGTAGGCTTGGCGTTCGCCTTTTCCAGCGCACGACACGGGCGTTCTCGTTGTCGATAGGAGGGCAGGCCTACTACGAACGCGTCGCGCCATTGGTGAAAGGCATCGCGGAGGCCGACGAAGTATTGGCGGCTCCAGCGACAGCCACAGGCCGGTTGCGCGTCAGTTTGCCCGGAGATTTGGGGCATACGCTGCTTGAATCGATCGCGTCCACTTTTCTCGCGCGACATCCTGACCTCGCGCTGGACGTGAACATCGGCGACCGACATGTCGATCTGATCCGGGAAGGATTCGATCTGGTGCTGAGGGTCGGCGAGGCCAGCGATAGTGGGCTGTATTCCCGCTCGTTGGCGAGCTTGCGGCTCGTTCTCGTCGCATCGCCGAAGTATCTGAAAACGTATGGCGAGCCTCATACGATCAAGGACCTCACCACTCACCGCCATGTACGTTACCGGCTTGGCGGGCAGATCTTCCCGATTACTTTCCACAATGGCCAGACGTTGTTCCCGCAAGGAATGTTCGACACCGACAATGGTGAAGCGATGAGAACGGCTGCTGTCAACGGGCTAGGCATTGCGCAACTTCTCGGCACGACCGTGCACGCCGATGTCGCGGCAAGGCGATTAAAGGTGCTGATGCGTGATGTGCCGCTGCGTTCGGTTCCACTGCAATTTCTGCACGCATTTGGGCGCAATGTTCCAAACCGGGCGGCGTTGTTCATGGACTTCGTGTCGGAGCAGATCGAATCATTGCCGTGGAAGGGCAATCCGAATTCGTGA
- a CDS encoding SDR family NAD(P)-dependent oxidoreductase, whose amino-acid sequence MSNHADKVAIVTGASAGIGAVYADRLAKRGYDLILVARRVDRLQSLASQIISDTGRKVEVVEADLTDRDGVARVEDILRNDERVSLLVNNAGVAAVTPLLDTDVNAMSTLVSINIDALMRLTYAVAPGFVKRGSGTIINIASAVSIGTERLNGVYSGSKAFVLAFSQSLKHELSDKGVRVQAVLPGATATDIWANAGLPVTNLPKEMVMQTEAMVDAALAGLDQGEFMTSPSLPDLAEWDEYEKARVALSEKLSLSEPAARYRAASTAV is encoded by the coding sequence ATGAGCAATCATGCAGATAAAGTGGCCATCGTCACAGGTGCTTCGGCTGGCATCGGCGCGGTCTACGCCGATCGGCTGGCAAAGCGGGGCTACGACCTGATTCTCGTGGCTCGCCGTGTCGACCGGCTGCAAAGCCTGGCAAGCCAGATTATCAGCGACACGGGCCGCAAAGTAGAAGTCGTCGAGGCAGACCTGACGGATCGCGACGGGGTAGCGCGTGTCGAAGACATCCTTCGCAACGATGAGCGCGTTTCGCTGCTCGTCAACAATGCGGGTGTCGCGGCGGTGACGCCATTGCTCGACACGGACGTCAACGCGATGAGCACGCTGGTGTCGATCAATATCGACGCGCTGATGCGTCTGACCTATGCGGTGGCGCCTGGCTTCGTGAAGCGCGGTAGCGGAACCATCATCAATATCGCGTCGGCGGTGTCGATCGGGACAGAACGACTGAACGGCGTCTACTCAGGCTCGAAAGCGTTCGTTCTCGCCTTCAGCCAGTCTCTGAAACATGAACTGTCTGATAAGGGCGTACGCGTGCAAGCGGTATTGCCCGGCGCCACCGCGACCGATATCTGGGCGAATGCGGGCTTGCCGGTGACGAACCTGCCGAAGGAAATGGTCATGCAGACTGAAGCGATGGTCGATGCCGCACTCGCCGGCCTCGATCAGGGCGAATTCATGACGTCGCCGTCGCTGCCCGATCTGGCCGAGTGGGATGAATACGAAAAGGCACGTGTTGCTCTTTCGGAAAAGCTGTCGCTTTCCGAACCGGCGGCGCGTTATCGCGCCGCTTCGACAGCCGTTTAA
- a CDS encoding LysR family transcriptional regulator: MRFDLTDLRLFAAIAARGNITKAAESLPIAVAAASSRIRALEESVGAPLLSRHSRGVELTPAGDVFLQYTITMLRESAKLRHDLSQFGDGLRGNVRLLANTNAIHEFLPALLARFLADNPNINVDVEEHTSPETVRGIDEGSADLGIIVGLVNTRKLEVRPFRDDRFVVIVPNDHALAREHTIRFHQVLEWNYIGLHEHASHQQYVSKTALLLGQSIQVRTQVETFEAVCHMVAAGVGVSIVPELTTRRLRDTLPFSVVRLDEQWAKRELKLISRAQENFAPHVRKLYDALVVSD; the protein is encoded by the coding sequence ATGCGTTTCGATTTGACCGATTTGAGGCTGTTCGCGGCTATCGCTGCGCGTGGAAACATCACCAAAGCCGCGGAAAGCCTGCCGATTGCCGTCGCCGCGGCGAGTTCGCGCATTCGCGCGCTGGAGGAGTCGGTCGGCGCGCCGCTGCTGTCGCGTCATAGCCGAGGTGTCGAACTGACGCCGGCCGGCGACGTGTTTCTGCAATACACGATCACGATGTTGCGGGAATCCGCGAAGCTACGTCACGATCTGTCCCAGTTCGGCGACGGCTTGCGAGGTAACGTCCGGCTTCTCGCCAACACCAATGCGATCCACGAATTCCTGCCCGCGTTGCTCGCGCGCTTCCTCGCGGATAACCCCAATATCAACGTCGACGTCGAGGAACACACGAGTCCCGAAACTGTGCGCGGAATCGACGAAGGCAGCGCGGATCTCGGCATCATCGTCGGACTGGTGAACACCCGGAAACTCGAAGTGCGGCCGTTTCGCGACGACCGGTTCGTCGTCATCGTGCCGAACGATCATGCGCTTGCCCGCGAGCATACGATTCGTTTTCATCAGGTGCTGGAGTGGAATTACATCGGTTTGCACGAACACGCATCGCACCAGCAATACGTGTCGAAGACCGCGCTGCTGCTCGGCCAGAGCATTCAGGTGCGCACACAGGTCGAAACCTTCGAGGCGGTCTGTCATATGGTGGCGGCGGGCGTCGGCGTATCGATCGTGCCTGAATTGACCACGCGTCGTCTGCGCGACACGCTGCCGTTTTCCGTGGTCCGACTCGACGAACAATGGGCGAAGCGTGAGCTGAAACTGATCTCGCGCGCGCAGGAGAACTTCGCCCCGCATGTGCGCAAGTTGTATGACGCGCTGGTGGTAAGTGATTGA
- a CDS encoding TetR/AcrR family transcriptional regulator — protein MPRPPNPEVRTRFLTIGRDTVHEMGFNGCGVGDITAAVGVPKGSFYNYFDSKEAFAVEIVEAYWLSIEARHGSLLREASVRPLVRITRFFHALSSDHAQKDFTLGCLIGNLSLELSHASEDTRQRISAIVKRWEAALADCLREAQQCGDFDADRNVAEVATILVEAYEGAVMRSKLEQSGKACRRFEKVVLPLLLV, from the coding sequence ATGCCCAGACCACCGAACCCTGAAGTCCGCACGCGATTCCTGACAATCGGGCGCGATACCGTACACGAAATGGGTTTTAACGGCTGCGGAGTCGGTGATATCACGGCAGCGGTAGGTGTGCCCAAGGGCTCGTTCTACAACTATTTCGACAGCAAGGAAGCTTTCGCCGTCGAGATCGTGGAGGCGTACTGGCTGTCCATCGAGGCTCGCCATGGCAGCCTGCTGCGGGAGGCGTCGGTTCGGCCGCTCGTTCGTATCACCCGATTTTTCCATGCACTTTCCAGCGATCATGCCCAGAAGGATTTTACGTTGGGCTGCCTGATCGGAAACCTGTCGCTCGAACTGTCACATGCGAGCGAGGACACGCGGCAGCGGATTTCCGCCATCGTGAAGCGCTGGGAAGCCGCGCTGGCCGACTGCCTGCGCGAAGCGCAACAGTGCGGCGATTTCGACGCAGATCGCAACGTAGCGGAAGTGGCGACGATCCTTGTCGAAGCCTACGAAGGCGCCGTCATGCGCAGCAAACTCGAACAAAGCGGCAAGGCATGTCGTCGTTTCGAGAAGGTCGTGCTTCCGTTGCTGCTCGTCTAA
- a CDS encoding DUF1326 domain-containing protein gives MSYQLMGSILEVCECKVLCPCWIGEDPDNGICRSALAYHYEQGTIDGVDVSGLTIAFAAFIPGNVLKGGWRVAMFVDERASDAQFNALVSVYRGEHGGPLADLVQLIGEVVSVERAPIEYSVIDGKGRMKVGAAIEADLEPYRGPTGEPTKLVESIFSTIPGSPAFIGKANSFRLQHDKLGLDLALSGHNAIQGSFSFVS, from the coding sequence ATGAGCTATCAACTGATGGGCAGCATCCTCGAAGTGTGCGAATGCAAAGTGCTATGTCCGTGCTGGATTGGAGAAGATCCCGATAACGGTATTTGCCGCAGCGCGCTTGCTTACCACTACGAGCAAGGCACGATCGACGGCGTCGATGTATCGGGCCTGACGATCGCGTTCGCGGCATTCATCCCCGGCAATGTGCTAAAGGGTGGCTGGCGCGTCGCGATGTTCGTCGACGAGCGCGCCAGCGATGCGCAATTCAATGCGCTGGTGAGCGTGTACCGTGGCGAGCACGGCGGTCCGCTCGCGGATCTCGTGCAGTTGATCGGCGAAGTCGTGTCCGTCGAACGTGCTCCAATCGAATACTCGGTGATCGACGGCAAGGGCCGGATGAAAGTCGGCGCGGCCATCGAGGCCGACCTGGAGCCCTATCGCGGCCCGACCGGCGAGCCGACCAAGCTGGTCGAAAGCATCTTTTCGACGATACCGGGGTCGCCCGCCTTCATCGGCAAAGCCAACAGCTTTCGCCTGCAACACGACAAGCTCGGCCTCGATCTCGCCTTGAGCGGACATAACGCCATTCAGGGATCGTTCAGCTTCGTGTCGTGA
- a CDS encoding non-heme iron oxygenase ferredoxin subunit: MAWKPLALVAEVPAGTVKACRIENIPVALYNLDGEFFATHDICTHAHACLSDGYLEDGTVECPLHQGVFDIRTGKAVSGPVDVDLQTFAVRVDGDEVLVDVE, encoded by the coding sequence ATGGCATGGAAACCGCTGGCACTCGTTGCCGAAGTCCCCGCCGGCACCGTCAAGGCGTGCCGTATCGAGAACATTCCGGTTGCTCTGTACAACCTCGACGGCGAATTCTTCGCCACCCACGATATCTGCACGCATGCGCACGCCTGCCTGTCGGACGGCTACCTCGAAGACGGCACGGTCGAATGTCCGCTGCACCAGGGCGTATTCGACATCCGCACGGGCAAGGCCGTGTCGGGGCCGGTCGATGTCGACCTGCAGACCTTCGCGGTACGCGTAGACGGCGATGAGGTGCTCGTCGATGTCGAATGA
- a CDS encoding TetR/AcrR family transcriptional regulator — MRLTKEQAEQNRRTIVETASRLFRARGIENVSVADVMKESGFTHGGFYNHFASKEELAAEAVACAFDTATSNFAEMVSSGSDPRKALLSALAAYLSPEHRDECAEGCPATALQADVARTGANIQQIYATGIEAYLDILAAPIEGDKRKSRQEAMSAISAMVGALSLSRAVKDGRPELSDELLSVARKHFRRLIAELVPKRKPAPSGADH; from the coding sequence ATGAGATTGACGAAAGAACAGGCTGAGCAGAATCGACGTACGATCGTCGAGACGGCGTCGCGATTGTTCCGCGCGCGCGGCATCGAGAATGTGTCCGTTGCGGACGTGATGAAAGAGTCCGGCTTTACGCACGGTGGTTTCTATAACCACTTTGCGTCCAAGGAAGAATTAGCCGCCGAGGCGGTGGCTTGCGCATTCGATACTGCGACGAGCAATTTTGCCGAGATGGTTTCGTCGGGAAGCGATCCGAGAAAAGCGCTTCTGTCGGCTCTCGCCGCTTATCTCAGCCCGGAGCACCGCGACGAATGCGCCGAAGGATGCCCCGCGACGGCTCTACAGGCCGATGTCGCCCGAACCGGCGCGAATATCCAGCAGATTTACGCCACGGGCATTGAGGCCTATCTGGACATCCTCGCCGCGCCCATTGAAGGCGACAAACGAAAATCACGGCAGGAAGCGATGTCCGCGATCAGCGCAATGGTAGGCGCACTGTCGCTCTCGCGCGCAGTGAAAGATGGACGGCCCGAACTCTCGGACGAATTGCTTAGCGTCGCGCGCAAGCATTTTCGGCGTCTGATAGCCGAATTGGTACCGAAGCGGAAACCGGCACCGAGCGGTGCCGATCACTAG
- a CDS encoding response regulator has protein sequence MRETQQARQTVVYVDDEELARKYFARSAGSDYEVLLACDAEEALDILRREGARVAVVVTDFRMPGRHGADLLRQVSHEYPHIVRILVTAYADGDALPESVHAGEVFRILEKPLGVSTVREVLASATAAPLSPRR, from the coding sequence ATGAGAGAGACCCAGCAAGCGCGGCAGACCGTCGTCTATGTCGACGATGAGGAACTGGCCCGCAAGTACTTTGCGCGCTCGGCCGGCAGCGACTATGAGGTGCTGCTCGCGTGCGACGCGGAGGAGGCCCTGGATATCCTGCGCCGCGAAGGCGCGCGGGTGGCGGTCGTGGTGACCGACTTCCGCATGCCGGGCCGGCACGGTGCCGATCTGCTGCGGCAGGTCTCGCACGAGTATCCGCATATCGTGCGGATACTCGTGACAGCCTACGCGGACGGCGACGCGCTGCCGGAATCGGTGCATGCCGGCGAGGTGTTTCGAATCCTGGAAAAGCCGCTGGGCGTGAGCACGGTCCGCGAAGTGCTCGCATCGGCGACCGCGGCGCCGTTATCGCCCCGGAGGTGA
- the cynS gene encoding cyanase: MQSLISQDARAALTERAVIAKVRKNLSFEALAEGTGLSVAYVTAALLGQHPLPEDAARSVAEKLELDEEDRLLLQTIPVRGSIPGNVPTDPTIYRFYEMVQVYGSTLKALVHEQFGDGIISAINFRIDVKKVDDPEGGSRAVVTLDGKFLPYRPF, translated from the coding sequence ATGCAATCTCTAATTTCCCAGGACGCGCGCGCGGCACTCACCGAACGCGCTGTTATCGCAAAGGTGCGAAAGAACCTGAGCTTCGAGGCACTTGCAGAAGGAACCGGTCTTAGCGTTGCTTATGTGACGGCTGCGCTGCTGGGCCAACATCCATTGCCCGAAGATGCGGCACGCAGCGTGGCGGAGAAACTGGAACTCGACGAAGAAGACCGCTTGCTACTGCAGACGATTCCGGTGCGAGGCAGCATTCCAGGAAACGTGCCGACCGATCCGACCATCTACCGCTTCTATGAAATGGTGCAGGTATATGGCAGCACGTTGAAGGCACTCGTGCACGAGCAGTTTGGCGATGGCATCATCAGTGCTATCAACTTTCGGATCGATGTGAAGAAAGTCGACGATCCCGAAGGCGGCTCGCGCGCGGTCGTCACTCTGGACGGGAAATTCCTTCCCTACAGGCCGTTTTGA